The stretch of DNA TTATAAATGAAGGCCCAGAAGAGATTTTGCCTGATCTTACGCATGGTGAAAGCGCTTAATTCGATCGCGGTGACGACGTCGCGCGGGTCATCCCGGACCAGGACGATCTCTCCCGCCTCGATCGCCACATCCGTTCCGGAACCGATCGCGATCCCGATATCAGCCTGGGCCAGCGCCGGCGCGTCGTTGATCCCGTCGCCGACCATCGCTACCTTCTTCCCTCCGGCCTGCAGTTTTTTAATATTATCAGCTTTGTCCTGGGGGAGAACTTCGGATAATACCCGGTCGATCCCAACCTGTTTCGCTATAGCTTCAGCGGTCCGCCTATTGTCCCCGGTGATCATCACGATCTCTTTCCCCATTTTACGCAGCCGCTCAACTGCCGCCTTGGAAGCTGGCTTTAAAGTATCCGCCACCGCGATCAGGCCGGCCAATTTACCGCTTTTGGCGACCAGCATAACCGTCTTACCCTCCGCTTCCAGCGCCTGGACCCTCGTTTCAATCTCTAAGACAGCGATATTCCGGGCCCGCATCAACTGGCGGTTGCCGAGCAAAATATCATCGGCAGCCACCCCTTGGCCGGAGATCGCGCTAAAGGTCTGCGGCTCGGGAACGGTCAGCCCGGTACTTTTAGCCTTCTGTAAGATCGCTTCCGCCAGCGGATGCTCCGACTTCTTCTCCGCCACCGCCGCGTATAATAGAAGTTCGGAACCTGAGACTGAACGTCTCGGTTCCTCACCGCTTGTGGAACCGCGAAGTTCATTCGCAGGTTCCACAACAATTATGTCCGTGACTTCCGGCTTCCCCTTAGTCAAGGTCCCCGTCTTGTCAAAAACCACAATGTTGATCCGCGCGGCCATCTGCAAAGCTCCCGCGCTCTTGATCAATATCCCGTGTTCCGCGCCCAGGCCGGTCCCGACCATGACCGCCGTCGGAGTCGCCAGTCCCAGCGCGCACGGACAGGCGATGATCAGGACCGCGATAAAGGCCGTCAGCGCGAAAATAAAACTCTGTCCAGCTAAAAGCCAGATGACGAACGAGGCCAACCCGATCAAAACGACCGCCGGGACAAAATAAGCGGAGATCTTGTCCGCCAGTTCTTCGATCGGGGCTTTGCTCCCCTGCGCCTCTTCGACGAATCTTATAACTTGAGCCAAAAAGGTGTCTTGACCGATCTTCTCGGCCTTGAATTTAAACGACCCGGTCTTGTTGATAGTCGCGCCGACAACCTTGTCCCCGATCTTTTTCTCGACCGGGATGCTCTCGCCGGTCACCATCGATTCGTCAACGCTGGAATAGCCGTCGGTCACCACTCCGTCAACAGGGACCTTTCCGCCCGGTTTGACGATAATGATCTCCCCGATCTGGACATCCAAGGTCAGAATCTCAACCTCTTGGCCGTCCCTGATGACCAGCGCGGTCTTCGCCTGCAGGCCGATCAGTTTTTTGATCGCCGCCGAGGTCCGGCCTTTGGCCACCGCTTCCAGGTATTTTCCCAGCAGGATAAAGGTGATCAGGAACCCGGCCACTTCGTAATAAAGATCGCCCATTCCCAACCCGGTCTTGCCCAGCCAAATGGCGATCGTGACATATAAACTGTAGAGAAAAGCCGCCCCTACGCCGATGGAAACCAGGGTATCCATGTTGGCGGTCCGCGTCTTGACCAGG from Candidatus Margulisiibacteriota bacterium encodes:
- a CDS encoding heavy metal translocating P-type ATPase; translated protein: IAGMHCASCVTSIENALRGFRGVISANVNFASEKATVEYDPETTDVPAIEKVIEATGYSVIKPQPADGVDVEKAAREKEINNLLFRFGFSLALSLPLMYYMLHLLFGWPMPEFAMRNAATIELLLATPIMFLGSIFFTRGIVSLVKTRTANMDTLVSIGVGAAFLYSLYVTIAIWLGKTGLGMGDLYYEVAGFLITFILLGKYLEAVAKGRTSAAIKKLIGLQAKTALVIRDGQEVEILTLDVQIGEIIIVKPGGKVPVDGVVTDGYSSVDESMVTGESIPVEKKIGDKVVGATINKTGSFKFKAEKIGQDTFLAQVIRFVEEAQGSKAPIEELADKISAYFVPAVVLIGLASFVIWLLAGQSFIFALTAFIAVLIIACPCALGLATPTAVMVGTGLGAEHGILIKSAGALQMAARINIVVFDKTGTLTKGKPEVTDIIVVEPANELRGSTSGEEPRRSVSGSELLLYAAVAEKKSEHPLAEAILQKAKSTGLTVPEPQTFSAISGQGVAADDILLGNRQLMRARNIAVLEIETRVQALEAEGKTVMLVAKSGKLAGLIAVADTLKPASKAAVERLRKMGKEIVMITGDNRRTAEAIAKQVGIDRVLSEVLPQDKADNIKKLQAGGKKVAMVGDGINDAPALAQADIGIAIGSGTDVAIEAGEIVLVRDDPRDVVTAIELSAFTMRKIRQNLFWAFIYNTLGIPIAAGILYPFTGFLLNPVVAGAAMAFSSVSVVSNSLLMRRFNPRHSRLNPTATIL